The genomic region CCAAGTGATACCTGCTGCGAGCGCCATCATCGAAGGCACGGTGCGAACGCGGGTGGTCGTCGAGATCAGATGAAATGGCGCCCGCCCCCTGGCGACAAGAACTGTACTGGGCGGATGGAACTGACCCTTCTCGCCGGTTAACGATTTCGACGATCCCTCTCCTAATCCAAGGCGGTTCACCCCTTCTGCTGCCCCGGTGCAAAGCTCCGGGTAGGCGGTCCCGCCGTGGAATGGATGGCGGAGCCGCATAGGATGGTACTTTCGAACTCTCGATCAAGAAACGCGCATGATCTAGCATTCATCGTACAGACTAAGTCGCCTACTTCTCTCCTAGAAAAGGAGACTTGTATGCTCACACCCCAGCAGCCCATTGGCTCAGGATTTAGTCGCGCCTCCACGACCGTCGACATCATCAAGGGAGTCGATCTGGTCGGAAAGGTAGGAATCATCACGGGCGGCTACTCAGGCCTTGGCCTTGAAGCCGCGCGCACCCTTGTCTCAGCCGGTGCGCGGATCATCGTGCCGGCGCGTGATGCCGAACGCGCACGCAAAGTCACCGCGGAAGCGGGCGGCGGCATGGAGGTTCAATCGATGGACCTCACCGATCCCGGCTCGATCGATAACTTCGCGCGTGACTTCGTTGAAACCGGCCTGCCGCTTCACTTCCTGATCAACAACGCCGGCATCATGGCGCTGCCCGAACTGAAGCGCGATGCGCAAGGCAACGAGCTACAGTTTGCCACCAATCATCTCGGTCATTTTCGGCTTACCCTCCGGCTCTGGCCAGCGCTCAAGCGAGCCGGTGGTGCGCGGGTTGTGTCGGTATCGTCGGCGGGACACCGCTTCTCGCCGGTCATTTTCGACGACATTAACTTCGAGCGCCGCAGCTATGACCCTTTCAAAGCGTATGGTCAGTCGAAGACAGCAAACATCCTCTTCGCGGTCGGCCTTGACCGACGGGGCAAGAACGCGGGCATTCGCGCGTTTGCGCTGCATCCCGGCGGGATCGCAGGAACGAATCTCGGCGCGCACATCGGGTTGGAAATGCTGAAAAAGACCGGGTTCATCGACAAGAATGATCGGCCGGTCGTCGATCTGTCCCGTGACCTTAAATCGGTGCCGCAGGGAGCGGCCACGCACGTCTGGTGCGCGGTCAGTCAGCAGCTCGACGGCAAAGGCGGGGTATTCTGCGCCGATTCCGATATCACGCCCATATTGCCGGAAGGCGGTTCGTCTGATCTGACTGAAGATCGTGCCAATCGCGGCACCGGCGTCCAAGCCTATGCGGTCAACCCGGATGCGGCCGAGGAGCTTTGGCGCAAAAGTGAGGAGATCACCAAGATTTCCATCCAAAGCTAACCGCCGGGATTGCGGCTGAGCTGGCTTGGTGTGTTGGAAGCAGCGCGAGCTGAGCTGCTTCCAACAAGTGATAGAGCTAGTGAGCAATCCAAGCGCGTATATTTAGACAAATCGGCTAAGCTTATTTGGATGCCAATCCTATTCGGGTTCGAATACCCGCCGTTTCACGGCACGGCGACGCTCCGAATAGGTTTGCATAGCTTCCTTCCGGAAGCGGCCCGGAGAAAGGCCGGTCGCCCTGCTGAAAGCGTTGCTGAACGCGCTCTCGGAACCATAACCGAGAGACCATGCGATGGTGGCAACCGAATGGTCGGTTTCACTTAGCTCTCTTTCCGCCAACCGCATGCGCCAGTTGAGCACATAGGTCAAAGGGGGCACTCCGACGACCTCCCGAAACCTGACCGCGAACGATGTTCGAGACATTCCAGACAGTTTCGCCAATTCCTCCAGATTCCACGAGTGTGAAGGTTCGGCATGGATAGCACGTAGCGCAATCGAGATGCGCTTGTCCTCGAGGGCGGTCAGCCAGTCGGCACCCCCGAATTTCGCGGTTCCGATATGGAGCCGCAGTGCTTCAACGAACAGCAGTTTTGCGAGGTGCGTGATCGCAGTCGTCGAACCGGCGCGCTTGCACAGGGTCTCCTCGGCCAATTCCGTCAGAAGCCAGCGCAGTTTGGCAGCCTCCGCGTCTTGACCGGTTACATGGATCACAGGAGGGAGGCTTTCGCGAAGAAAGCCACATCGTTGCTCATCGACCTCCAGTAGGCCTCCGATCATCATGAAATCGGAGCCTTCGCCGGCTCGCAAGTTCCCGTCGGCATCATGGTCGAGAGGAGCATCGCTGGCATGTCCAAGCCCCTCTGAGGTGCTGGCCAGGATAATCGATGGCGCCCCATTGGTGATCACGACATCACCTGCCTCGAAGCGAGCCGGCTCCGCAGCATTGGCTTCCGTCGCAAGCCAGCAATGTCCTCTCACCACGGCAAGGAATTTCACCGCCTCGGAGCGTCGGAACTTTCGTGACCAGTCTCCGCCTGCAAGGAGCGTCCCCGTAAGGACGCATCGAGCATCAGCGAGATCAAGGACATCCGAGAGGGGATCTAAGTGCATTTTCGCACTATCGCGCAGAAATACCGCACTATCAATCATTCATCATTCGAAGAGGGTGGTCTAGGTCTGCGAAAATCTTATTATGGATGGAGTCCTCACATGCCATTGGACCACTTTATTACCCTTGGGCGCTCGGGCTTACGCGTAAGCCCGCTATGCCTGGGCACCATGACTTTTGGCGAAGACTTCGGCTGGGGAGCCAGCGAGGAGGAGTCACATGCGATGCTCTCCGAGTACCGCAACCGTGGCGGCAACTTCATCGATACTGCCAATATCTACACTGCCGGACACTCCGAGGAGATCGTCGGAAATCATCTGAGGCAGAACTGCCTTCGCCGTGACGGGATCGTGCTCAGCACCAAGTTCTACTGCAACCTGTTTCCTGGCGATCCCAACGGTGGCGGAGCAGGGCGAAAGGCATTGATCCAGCAATGCGAAGCTTCGTTGAAGCGGCTCCAGACCGACTACATCGACATCTATTGGCTGCACAATTGGGATCAGACGGCGCCGATCGAGGAGACGCTGCGAGGCCTCGACGATCTCGTCGCGGCCGGCAAAATCCGCTACGTCGGCTTCTCCGATATCCCCGCCTGGAAGACGGCCCAAGCCCAGACGATCGCCCATTTTCGAGGATGGACACCGATCATCGCGCTGCAGCTCGAATATTCGCTACTGGAACGGACCAGCGAAGGCGAACTGTTCCCGATGGCGCAGGGGATGGGAATGGGCGTCATGCCCTGGTCCCCGCTCAAGAGCGGTTTCCTGAGTGGAAAGTTCAGGCGCGGCGGTCAAGGCAATGTCGACACCAAGCGCACAGGCATGGTGGGCATTCCGAGCGAGGCAGACTACGACATCATCGAAGCGGTCGCCGACGTCGCCTCGGAGCTTGGCGTCAGCTCCGCATCGGTAGCACTGTCCTGGGTCAGGTCACGCGCGGGCGTCAGTTCTACTCTTATCGGCGCCAGACGCGTGGACCAGCTCAAAGCCAATCTCGATTCCCTGGATGTGGAGCTGTCGGCCGAATATTGCGCCAAACTCGACGCGGTCTCCAAGCCAAGGCTGAACTTCCCAGCCGACAACAATGCGACCTATGCCCCCGTACTCGGGTTCCCGGGAACCACGATCGACGGACGAACGGTGCGCTCGCCGTCAAGTCTGCACGAGTAATCTACTCGATAATTGTTAGCCAGAGACAGGTCGATACCCACGGCGCGCAGAGGCGCCTGACTACGGAAAAAAATAAGATCCTGGCGCTCGATCCAAATTGTTGGCGCTTACCACGAAGTAAAAAACGGAGTGCGCTTGAATGCGGCAGCTCACAAATGAGCTGAAGCTTTAGTCGCACGAAGTTGAAAAAATATAATCATCACGGAGAAGAAATGTTGAGGAGCGAGTTTATCTCGAACGCCCGGCGCAAGTCAGTGCACACTCTTCTTATTTGCTCGCTATTAGCTGCTGGTGGCGCCGTAAGCCCTTCGCATGCGCATAATTCCGACAGTGGAGGTCCGGTCGTCAATACTGTCCCTTGGGGATAGAAGACAAAAAGATTCTCTATTCCTGATTGCGTCGGAAGCGGTCGAGGATGACGGCGAGAATGATAACGATTCCAACTGTGAGCGTCTGATAGAAATCCGAGATGCCGATCATGTTCATGGCG from Hyphomicrobium sp. MC1 harbors:
- a CDS encoding aldo/keto reductase, translating into MPLDHFITLGRSGLRVSPLCLGTMTFGEDFGWGASEEESHAMLSEYRNRGGNFIDTANIYTAGHSEEIVGNHLRQNCLRRDGIVLSTKFYCNLFPGDPNGGGAGRKALIQQCEASLKRLQTDYIDIYWLHNWDQTAPIEETLRGLDDLVAAGKIRYVGFSDIPAWKTAQAQTIAHFRGWTPIIALQLEYSLLERTSEGELFPMAQGMGMGVMPWSPLKSGFLSGKFRRGGQGNVDTKRTGMVGIPSEADYDIIEAVADVASELGVSSASVALSWVRSRAGVSSTLIGARRVDQLKANLDSLDVELSAEYCAKLDAVSKPRLNFPADNNATYAPVLGFPGTTIDGRTVRSPSSLHE
- a CDS encoding AraC family transcriptional regulator, with translation MHLDPLSDVLDLADARCVLTGTLLAGGDWSRKFRRSEAVKFLAVVRGHCWLATEANAAEPARFEAGDVVITNGAPSIILASTSEGLGHASDAPLDHDADGNLRAGEGSDFMMIGGLLEVDEQRCGFLRESLPPVIHVTGQDAEAAKLRWLLTELAEETLCKRAGSTTAITHLAKLLFVEALRLHIGTAKFGGADWLTALEDKRISIALRAIHAEPSHSWNLEELAKLSGMSRTSFAVRFREVVGVPPLTYVLNWRMRLAERELSETDHSVATIAWSLGYGSESAFSNAFSRATGLSPGRFRKEAMQTYSERRRAVKRRVFEPE
- a CDS encoding SDR family NAD(P)-dependent oxidoreductase; protein product: MLTPQQPIGSGFSRASTTVDIIKGVDLVGKVGIITGGYSGLGLEAARTLVSAGARIIVPARDAERARKVTAEAGGGMEVQSMDLTDPGSIDNFARDFVETGLPLHFLINNAGIMALPELKRDAQGNELQFATNHLGHFRLTLRLWPALKRAGGARVVSVSSAGHRFSPVIFDDINFERRSYDPFKAYGQSKTANILFAVGLDRRGKNAGIRAFALHPGGIAGTNLGAHIGLEMLKKTGFIDKNDRPVVDLSRDLKSVPQGAATHVWCAVSQQLDGKGGVFCADSDITPILPEGGSSDLTEDRANRGTGVQAYAVNPDAAEELWRKSEEITKISIQS